The Bacillus sp. Marseille-Q1617 genome has a segment encoding these proteins:
- a CDS encoding DUF1062 domain-containing protein, with product MSLNNSFVYEIIAQETPYIKRNCSKCKTNTEFYCSEKFRVNANQKIVDIWLIYNCTHCEGTWNYPILSRVNINSIDSMLIQKFMNNDKETIWYYAFQINKLRKLCNDVNTDIRYELRKEKLDSRSNEVTIRLCCKYHFGLRIDKLLAEIFGISRSKVNKLSQNGTILLNPNMKIKSNVIDDLNITVKGEWYKVDALTS from the coding sequence ATGAGTTTAAATAATTCATTTGTGTATGAGATCATTGCTCAGGAAACACCTTATATAAAACGAAATTGTAGTAAATGTAAAACGAACACAGAATTTTATTGTAGTGAGAAATTCAGGGTAAATGCGAATCAAAAAATAGTTGATATTTGGCTTATTTATAACTGTACACATTGTGAGGGAACTTGGAATTACCCCATTTTATCAAGAGTAAATATCAATAGCATTGACTCAATGCTCATTCAAAAGTTTATGAATAATGATAAAGAGACCATTTGGTACTATGCTTTTCAAATCAACAAATTAAGAAAACTTTGTAATGATGTAAATACAGATATACGGTACGAGTTAAGAAAAGAAAAGCTCGATTCACGATCTAACGAGGTTACGATTAGACTGTGCTGTAAATATCATTTTGGTCTTAGAATAGATAAACTTTTAGCGGAGATTTTTGGCATTTCAAGGTCAAAAGTAAATAAACTGTCTCAGAATGGCACGATTTTACTAAATCCTAACATGAAGATAAAGAGCAATGTTATAGATGATTTGAACATTACAGTCAAAGGTGAGTGGTACAAAGTTGATGCTTTGACATCATAA
- a CDS encoding NUDIX hydrolase, which produces MKRVDVTYVLLFDELGENVLMVKNQGKKGSYYTLPGGAVEPGETLEEAAIREAKEETGLDVEIGDVFSVCEAFVEERGHHAVFFTFRGKITGGEITISMPEEIEEVTWMNVQDAEEYIHITGNTKGLIKRSESAPYLLRKRSDITT; this is translated from the coding sequence ATGAAGCGAGTAGATGTCACATATGTGCTGCTATTTGATGAACTGGGCGAGAATGTATTAATGGTAAAAAATCAAGGGAAAAAAGGTTCTTACTATACACTTCCTGGAGGGGCAGTAGAGCCTGGGGAAACGCTTGAAGAAGCTGCCATTAGAGAAGCGAAGGAAGAGACGGGTTTAGATGTTGAAATTGGAGATGTTTTTTCTGTATGTGAGGCGTTTGTTGAGGAAAGAGGACACCACGCTGTTTTCTTTACTTTCAGAGGGAAGATCACCGGTGGAGAGATTACGATATCTATGCCTGAAGAAATAGAAGAGGTTACCTGGATGAATGTTCAAGACGCAGAAGAGTACATTCATATAACAGGCAATACAAAAGGACTGATCAAACGCAGCGAGTCAGCACCATATTTACTTAGAAAAAGAAGTGATATTACTACCTGA
- a CDS encoding AraC family transcriptional regulator gives MAWVESIQKAIEYMEQNMMEDITLDSIAKQANVSPFHFQRTFAVLTEMTVGDYLRRRRLTLAGEELLTTEAKIIDLAYKYGYDTPEAFSKAFRRQHGVSPSEARKYKRKLQSYNRLIIQVTLKGAEPMKYSVVEKNAFQIVGIKREFACVAEEENVVGIPELWAEVNQNGTCDRLFQLNDGVVKGVLGVCGGVSEEQKKANVFDYWVATSYAGKVPEGMLSLEIPSSKWAVFEVNGPMPAAMQNAWKRIFSEWFPSTGYEHAGTPEFELYTDEDPNSPDLYSEIWIPIK, from the coding sequence ATGGCATGGGTAGAGTCGATACAAAAGGCAATTGAGTACATGGAACAAAATATGATGGAGGATATCACGTTAGACAGTATTGCTAAACAAGCCAATGTGTCCCCTTTTCACTTCCAGCGGACGTTTGCCGTTTTGACAGAAATGACGGTTGGTGACTATTTAAGAAGGCGGCGATTAACATTGGCCGGAGAAGAATTGCTGACAACAGAGGCGAAGATTATTGACCTTGCCTATAAATATGGCTATGACACTCCCGAGGCGTTTTCGAAGGCTTTCCGCAGACAGCACGGGGTTTCTCCAAGTGAGGCGCGAAAGTATAAGAGGAAACTGCAATCCTATAACCGCCTGATCATTCAGGTCACTTTGAAAGGGGCAGAACCAATGAAGTATAGTGTAGTCGAGAAGAATGCGTTTCAAATCGTCGGGATTAAGCGGGAATTTGCTTGTGTGGCAGAGGAAGAAAACGTAGTGGGCATTCCGGAACTTTGGGCAGAGGTCAATCAAAATGGAACATGCGATAGGCTGTTTCAATTGAATGACGGGGTAGTAAAAGGAGTATTAGGTGTTTGTGGAGGAGTCAGTGAAGAGCAAAAAAAAGCGAATGTGTTTGATTATTGGGTGGCAACCTCGTACGCCGGGAAGGTTCCAGAGGGGATGCTCAGCTTAGAAATCCCTTCTTCCAAGTGGGCGGTGTTTGAAGTGAATGGACCAATGCCTGCTGCAATGCAAAATGCGTGGAAACGAATTTTCTCCGAATGGTTCCCTTCCACTGGGTATGAGCATGCGGGTACACCAGAATTTGAATTATATACGGATGAAGATCCAAATAGTCCGGATTTATACTCAGAGATATGGATTCCGATTAAATAA
- a CDS encoding DUF5694 domain-containing protein — translation MNCVVIDWLRRWYQRNLIIPSNLAKIISSPSDRTVFIIGADHVHLVSPIFKREWNV, via the coding sequence ATTAATTGCGTAGTCATTGATTGGCTCAGGAGGTGGTACCAAAGAAATTTAATCATACCCTCCAACTTGGCAAAAATAATAAGCTCCCCTTCAGACAGAACCGTGTTCATTATAGGTGCTGACCACGTCCATTTAGTTTCCCCGATATTTAAGAGAGAGTGGAATGTTTGA